The Streptomyces seoulensis genome contains a region encoding:
- a CDS encoding PLP-dependent cysteine synthase family protein, which yields MSTTPPARTGATLDVDRSDAAYRDWLKEAVRKVQADANRSADTHLLRFPLPEEWGIDLYLKDESTHPTGSLKHRLARSLFLYGLCNGWVRPGRPVIEASSGSTAVSEAYFASLIGVPFIAVMPRTTSAEKCRLIEFHGGRCHFVDDPRTMYAESARLAAETGGHFMDQFTYAERATDWRGNNNIAESIFRQLALERFPVPAWIVATAGTGGTSATLARYVHYLQHDTRVCVADPENSCFFEGWTTGDPDVTCDCGSRIEGIGRPRMEPSFVPGAIDRMMKVPDAASVAAVRALERALGRKAGGSTGTGLWSALKIVSEMVAEGRNGSVVTLLCDPGDRYLDKYYSDSWLEEQSLDIGPYTAAIETLLATGVWPD from the coding sequence GTGAGCACCACCCCACCGGCCCGGACCGGCGCCACCCTCGATGTCGACCGCAGTGACGCGGCCTACCGGGACTGGCTGAAAGAGGCCGTACGCAAGGTCCAGGCCGACGCCAACCGCTCGGCCGACACGCATCTGCTGCGCTTCCCCCTGCCCGAGGAATGGGGCATCGACCTGTACCTCAAGGACGAGTCGACCCACCCGACCGGCAGCCTCAAGCACCGCCTCGCCCGCTCCCTCTTCCTCTACGGCCTGTGCAACGGCTGGGTCCGCCCCGGCCGCCCGGTGATCGAGGCGTCCAGCGGCTCGACCGCCGTCTCCGAGGCGTACTTCGCGTCCCTGATCGGCGTGCCGTTCATCGCCGTGATGCCGCGCACCACGAGCGCCGAGAAGTGCCGCCTGATCGAGTTCCACGGCGGCCGCTGCCACTTCGTGGACGACCCCCGCACCATGTACGCGGAGTCCGCGCGGCTCGCGGCGGAGACCGGCGGCCACTTCATGGACCAGTTCACCTACGCCGAGCGCGCCACCGACTGGCGCGGCAACAACAACATCGCCGAGTCCATCTTCCGCCAGCTCGCGCTGGAGCGGTTCCCGGTGCCCGCCTGGATCGTAGCCACGGCCGGCACCGGAGGCACCTCCGCCACCCTCGCGCGCTATGTGCACTACCTCCAGCACGACACCCGTGTCTGTGTGGCGGACCCCGAGAACTCCTGTTTCTTCGAGGGCTGGACGACCGGTGATCCCGATGTCACCTGCGACTGCGGCTCCCGGATCGAGGGCATCGGACGGCCCCGCATGGAGCCCAGCTTCGTGCCCGGCGCGATCGACCGCATGATGAAGGTCCCGGACGCCGCCAGCGTGGCCGCCGTACGCGCGCTGGAGCGGGCACTCGGCCGCAAGGCGGGCGGCTCGACCGGCACCGGTCTGTGGAGCGCGCTGAAGATCGTCTCCGAGATGGTGGCCGAGGGACGCAACGGCAGCGTGGTCACCCTGCTGTGCGACCCCGGCGACCGCTATCTCGACAAGTACTACTCGGACAGCTGGCTGGAGGAGCAGAGCCTCGACATCGGGCCGTACACGGCCGCGATCGAGACCCTGCTGGCCACGGGTGTGTGGCCGGACTGA
- a CDS encoding DeoR/GlpR family DNA-binding transcription regulator, which produces MSENQNLLAEQRRALIVDEVRRRGGVRVNELTRQLGVSDMTVRRDLDALARQGVLEKVHGGAVPVVEASTHEPGFEAKSGLEPTAKEDIARAAARLVAPGSAIALSGGTTTFTLARQLLEVPDLTVVTNSVRVADVFHTAQRTSGRRQGAATVVLTGGVRTPSDSLVGPVADRAIAALHFDLLFLGVHGISAEAGLSTPNLAEAETNRQLVRSARRVVVVADHTKWGTVGLSSFAALDEVDTLVTDGGLPAEAREEISERLRHLVVAGEPDDDEEPEAPEED; this is translated from the coding sequence GTGAGCGAGAATCAGAACCTCCTCGCGGAGCAGCGCCGCGCCCTGATCGTGGACGAGGTCCGGCGCCGGGGCGGTGTCCGGGTCAATGAACTGACCCGCCAGCTCGGCGTTTCGGACATGACCGTGCGCCGCGATCTGGACGCGCTGGCCCGCCAGGGCGTGCTGGAGAAGGTGCACGGCGGCGCGGTCCCGGTGGTCGAGGCGAGCACGCACGAGCCGGGTTTCGAGGCCAAGTCGGGCCTGGAGCCGACGGCCAAGGAGGACATCGCGCGGGCGGCGGCGCGGCTGGTGGCTCCGGGCTCGGCGATCGCGCTGTCCGGCGGCACGACCACCTTCACACTGGCCCGGCAGTTGCTGGAGGTCCCCGATCTGACCGTGGTGACGAACTCGGTGCGGGTCGCGGACGTCTTCCACACCGCGCAGCGCACCTCGGGCCGGCGTCAGGGCGCGGCCACGGTGGTGCTGACCGGTGGGGTGCGCACCCCGTCCGACTCGCTGGTGGGTCCGGTGGCGGACCGGGCCATCGCCGCGCTCCACTTCGACCTGCTGTTCCTCGGGGTGCACGGGATATCGGCGGAGGCGGGGCTGTCCACGCCGAACCTGGCGGAGGCGGAGACCAACCGGCAGCTCGTGCGCTCGGCCCGCCGGGTCGTGGTGGTCGCCGACCACACCAAGTGGGGCACCGTGGGCCTCAGTTCGTTCGCCGCGCTGGACGAGGTGGACACGCTCGTCACGGACGGAGGGCTGCCCGCCGAGGCCCGCGAGGAGATCTCCGAGCGGCTGCGGCACCTGGTGGTGGCGGGCGAACCGGACGACGACGAGGAGCCCGAGGCCCCCGAAGAGGACTGA